CATACTATCTGCCGTCCTGATTATCCTGCTTATGCGCTTCCTGCCAGTTTTTATCTTGCTCAAAACGACTACTGAGTTTACTAAGCAAAGCACGCAAAACGGGGTTGCGGACATACACCATGTGTTTGGTAAAAGTAAACTGAGCGCCTAAAGAAGCCTTAACCTGCGGATCTGTCCAGCCGGCTATATAAAACTTCAAACCTTGCTGTCTCGCATACTCCAGATTGTAAAACCAGCTTAGATAATACAGATTCAGTTCGCGTGCCAACGGATAAGCAAAACCAATATATTTATCCACCAGCATATTATTGAGCACAAAGCAAATATTGTAGCCGACCATTTGCTGCTGATAATGATAAGTGAAAATTCTGGCCTGATTATTACCGTCCTGAAGCAACCTACGGAAAAAATCCCGCGTTAGCAAATCAAAATGTACATCACTTTGATTGTAAACATTTAAATACAGCTGATAATACTGCTCTAAAACTACTTCATCTTGAAAGCAAACATCTCCACTATGCAAGCAGCTTATTTCAACTAGAGTTTGAGTTTTCAGCTTACGGCGAAAATTTTTACGTCGTTGATAGGATAAGCGCCCTAGATATTCATTAATATCCTGAAAATCAATCGGCACCCAAGCTAGCGCCTGACCTTCCACTTCGATAAAACCTCGTTGCTTCAAAGTCAGAATCAGCTCGTTTGCATACTCATTTGCTTCTTTATTTAATAATGGTGATTGTTGAGGAATATCTTTCACAATCAGCAGCGGATATTTTTTGCCATAACTTTGTAATATTTCTGTTGCCAGTTGATGAGCCGGTTGTTGTGGTGAAAACAGAGCATACTCAGATACTGTTGTCCCGATAAAACAGGTAAAAGGGTGTAGAAAACGCTGCCACCAATCAAAAAAAGGCCAATGCCGTATCTTCTGTTGAAAATCGGTATCAGCAGTCGTG
This portion of the Snodgrassella alvi genome encodes:
- a CDS encoding GNAT family N-acetyltransferase yields the protein MKYLSQLEPDELMETFLACPPLNFSAWQLSNGVPAFATRFDLLTTADTDFQQKIRHWPFFDWWQRFLHPFTCFIGTTVSEYALFSPQQPAHQLATEILQSYGKKYPLLIVKDIPQQSPLLNKEANEYANELILTLKQRGFIEVEGQALAWVPIDFQDINEYLGRLSYQRRKNFRRKLKTQTLVEISCLHSGDVCFQDEVVLEQYYQLYLNVYNQSDVHFDLLTRDFFRRLLQDGNNQARIFTYHYQQQMVGYNICFVLNNMLVDKYIGFAYPLARELNLYYLSWFYNLEYARQQGLKFYIAGWTDPQVKASLGAQFTFTKHMVYVRNPVLRALLSKLSSRFEQDKNWQEAHKQDNQDGR